Proteins encoded in a region of the Pristis pectinata isolate sPriPec2 chromosome 16, sPriPec2.1.pri, whole genome shotgun sequence genome:
- the LOC127578681 gene encoding syntenin-1-like, whose protein sequence is MGLDLNNEKLQQDMSLVPVSESGQVAGSQSALGNMVAPVTGNSLGLHRAEIRAGVREVILCKDQDGKVGLRLRSIDRGIFVQLVQANSPASLVGLRFGDQILQLDGNTCAGWSTDKAHKALKRAPQDRISLIVRDRPFQRTITLHKDSSGHTGFIYKRGKIISIVKDSSAARNGLLTDHNICEINGQNVIGLKDSQITDILATAGTTVTLTVMPSVVFEHMVKKMSSGLVSRMDHSTPEV, encoded by the exons atgggtctcgacctgaacaATGAGAAGCTGCAGCAGGACATGTCTCTGGTGCCCGTCTCAGAATCTGGA CAAGTTGCTGGCAGTCAGTCTGCCCTCGGTAACATGGTGGCCCCAGTGACTGGAAACAGCCTGGGGCTCCACCGAGCGGAGATTAGAGCTGGTGTCCGGGAAGTGATCCTCTGCAAGGACCAGGATGGAAAGGTTGGACTGCGTCTGCGTTCCATTGACAGA GGAATTTTTGTCCAGTTGGTGCAGGCTAATTCTCCTGCTTCACTTGTTGGCCTGCGATTTGGGGACCAGATCTTGCAGCTGGATGGAAATACATGTGCTGGCTGGAGCACTGACAAAGCTCATAAGGCACTGAAACGGGCACCACAGGACAGGATCTCTCTCATTGTCCGTGATCG GCCATTCCAGAGAACAATCACATTGCATAAGGACAGCAGTGGACACACTGGATTCATCTACAAACGCGGGAAAATCATCTCCATCGTGAAGGATAGTTCCGCCGCCAGGAACGGGCTTCTGACCGATCATAACATCTGCGAGATCAATGGCCAGAACGTCATTGGCCTGAAG GACTCTCAGATCACTGACAttttggccacagctggaaccACAGTGACTCTCACTGTCATGCCAAGTGTTGTCTTTGAGCACATGGTTAAAAA GATGTCCTCTGGTCTTGTGTCTCGGATGGATCACTCTACTCCAGAGGTGTAA